Below is a genomic region from Pantanalinema sp..
CACCTCACCCGTGGCCGCTCCTTGCGGGACGCGGACCTTGAGCGCCGTGGGGGTCGCCTGGAGGAGGTCCGCCGTCGCTGCGGGGCTGAAGACGACGCTCGCGGAAGCGGTAAAGCCCGACCCTCGGACCGAGACCGTGTCGCCCGCCGTGGCCAGGGCCGGATCCAGGTCCGTCACGCTCAGGCTCGCCCCGAAGCCGATTTTCAGGTCATAGGCGCCGTTCTCGTAGCGCACCCCGTCGAAGGGATCGCGATCGTCGGCCAAGAGGGTCGCGACCAGGGCGCGCAGGCTGGCGAAGTCGCCCTCCTGGACGCCCGTGACGCCGGGGTTGTTGACGAAGGTGTCCGGCGAATCGCCGGCCGGGACCCCCGGGTAGAGCCGCCCGAGCAGCGTCAGCGGGTCGACGGGCGAGGTGGACTCTCGCAGGCTGACCATGAGGCAGAGGGCCGTGGTCGACTGGTTGATGAGGATGGCGAAGCCGGGGGCGGCGCTCGTGAGCGAGCGCCAGCCGCCGCCTTGGTACTGGATGAAGGTGCGGACCCGCACGGCGTCCTTGCCGACCGCGTTCGAGGAGAGGCCCTTCACCGCCTCGAGGTAATAGACCTGGTTCGCGAGCGTCTGCTTCTTGAAGCCCATCCGGAAGCGCCCCTGGGCGTCGGTCAGGCTGGTCGCGACGGTCTCGTTCCGGACCGGGTCGATCACCGACACCGTCGCGGCGGTCGCGACCTCCTCGATGAGGGCCTGCGCGCGATACCGCGGAAACACGACCCGGCCGAAGAGGCTTTTCTCGGGGGCCGCGTCCGGCGTGCGGGCTGCCGGGCACGCGACGAGGCACAGCGCGGCCACCAGCCACGCCGCGCCTCCAAGCACCTTGCTCACCCATCCCGTCACGTCGTGCATCCTCTTCTCTACGGCGTCGGTGGCGGCGGCGGGGTCCCGATGGTGTCGACCACCACCGAGGCCGTGGCCTTGCGGCCGCCGGCCGTTACCACGACGGTGGCGGACCCGGTCGCATCTTGCGCCTGGAAGAAACCGCCCACCAGGGAGAACTGCGGACCGGTCGTCCCTTCGCCGAAGACCGGCGCAGGGACGACGTCCTCCATGGACCACTCGAAGCGGACGTCGGCGATCGGCTGCAAGCCGGCCGCATCCCGGTAGGCCGTCGCGATGAAGCGCCGGGTGCCGTAGGTCGCCATGGTCGCCTCGGACGGCGTGAGCGCGAGGTGGTCGATGACCTGGGACTGGAAGGTCTTCTGCTGGCTGGAAGGGATGGCGATGCCATCCACCGCGATCGCGATCACGGGCGCCGCCCCGGCCCAGTCGGGAAGGCCGTTGAGATAGACGATGCTGCTCCCGGGCTGCAGCATCTCCTTCGGCACGGGGCGCCCGTCCACCAGCACCGAGTAGGTGCCGCCGGGCGGCGGGGCGAGGTTCGCGCCCCGGAGCTGGATTTGCGTGGTGGGGGGGCCGCTCGTGGGAACGATCGAATCCAGTCGCGGGGGAGCCGAGGGGACGAGAACGAGCCTCGCAGGCACGCTTCGATTGGCCAGGACGCGGACCGAGACCGCGTCGGAAGCGACCGCTCCCCCGCCGGCTCGACGGGCGATCGCCGAGAGCGAGTAGGTGCCGGCCGGGATGCCCGGCAGGTTCGCCGTGGCCAGTGGACGCGCGATCGAGGCGGTCGCCACCAGCGCGCTCTGCGCGTCGCGCAGCTCGAGATCGAGGGTGGTCGTGCTCAGGGGAATCGCCTGCGCATCGTAGGCGGGCCAGCGAATGCTCACCGTGAGCGACCCGACCCCTTGTGAAAGGGGGGGCGAAACGGCAGCAAGCCCGGCAGCAGCCCCCGCTCGTGGCGCAGGGGACGTACACCCGAGCGCGCCGAGGGCGAGGATGAGGAGGGCAAGGGGAAACGGACGCATGGGGCCTCCTACTCCACGGACACGGCGACGTCGCCCTCGGCGCGCACGACCACGTTGCGAACCCCGACGGCCTTGCCGTCCGCGGCGATCGCCTGGACCGTCACGTTCCAGGGGCCGGGACCCTCCCCTGTGCCGACGGCCGTCACCACCCCCATCCGATCGACGGCCGCGATGCCGGGGCTCAGCGAGACCCAGTCCACGCGCCCGTGATGGGAGCCGTCGGTCATGGTCACGGTCGCGGTGAGCTGAGCGAAGCCCGGCTGGCCCAGCGCAGCGCCCACGGCCTCGGAGGAGCTCAGCCAGACTTCGGGGGCGAGCGGCGCGATCGCCACCGCGCTCGAGCGGGGCGGCGACGTGGGGGTCGGGGTGGGGGCGCTCGACGCGGTGGGCGTGGCGGTCGGAGGCAGCGCCGACGAGAAGCCGTCCTCACCGTCGGCGCTCGAAGTGGGGGCCGTGCCGGCCCCGGGCAACGGGTCCTCGGTCGCCATGCACCCGACCAGCAGGAGCAAGGCGAGGCTGACGAGGAGGCGAGACGAGCGGTTCGAGCGTGGCGGCATCACATGGCCTCAAGGGTTCACGCGACCGCCCACGTCCGTCCCTCCGGGCGTGGGGGTCGGCTCTGGAGCCGGATCCGGGAAGAGGGCGCCCTGCGCGGGCGGCACGACGGTCAGGGAGGCCGTCGCGCGGCCCGTCTCCGCCGTCACGCTCAGGACGCCGCTGGTCGCTCCCGAGGGCACCAGCACCACCAGAGACGTGCTCGCCCCCGACTCGACGCTCAGCAAGAGCCCGTTCAGGCTCACGGCGTTGCGTTCCGGCGGCAGCTGGAAGCCGTCCCCGCGAAGCGTGAGGCGCTCGTCGACGGCCACGGGGTTCGGGTGGACCGCCGCGAGGAAGAGCGGGTGAACCCCCGCCGGCAGCTTGAGGGCATAGCGGCTCTCGTCGTAGGCCAGCGCCTCCAGGGGATCGCGATCGCCTGCCAGGGCTTCCAGCACCAGCGCCTGGACCCGATCGAACTCAGCGGGGCTGACGCCGGTGCCGTCCGCCGCGAAGACGTCCGGCGCCCCGAGGGTCAGCTTGCCGATCAAGGCTTCCGGGGGAACCGGCGAGGCGCCCGCGCGCAGGGCGACGAT
It encodes:
- a CDS encoding Ig-like domain-containing protein, encoding MPPRSNRSSRLLVSLALLLLVGCMATEDPLPGAGTAPTSSADGEDGFSSALPPTATPTASSAPTPTPTSPPRSSAVAIAPLAPEVWLSSSEAVGAALGQPGFAQLTATVTMTDGSHHGRVDWVSLSPGIAAVDRMGVVTAVGTGEGPGPWNVTVQAIAADGKAVGVRNVVVRAEGDVAVSVE
- a CDS encoding IPT/TIG domain-containing protein: MHDVTGWVSKVLGGAAWLVAALCLVACPAARTPDAAPEKSLFGRVVFPRYRAQALIEEVATAATVSVIDPVRNETVATSLTDAQGRFRMGFKKQTLANQVYYLEAVKGLSSNAVGKDAVRVRTFIQYQGGGWRSLTSAAPGFAILINQSTTALCLMVSLRESTSPVDPLTLLGRLYPGVPAGDSPDTFVNNPGVTGVQEGDFASLRALVATLLADDRDPFDGVRYENGAYDLKIGFGASLSVTDLDPALATAGDTVSVRGSGFTASASVVFSPAATADLLQATPTALKVRVPQGAATGEVRVSVGGQSATASFTLVPLVSGGLQP